A window of Gossypium hirsutum isolate 1008001.06 chromosome D13, Gossypium_hirsutum_v2.1, whole genome shotgun sequence genomic DNA:
AATGGAGGACCAATgagaatgaaaaaagaaaaattggaaATTATATGATTGAAACAGCATTTTGTTTTTAAACACATGGTGgatcaaaaatcatttttttactatataatatactaataaataaataaataaaggtacTTTCCATTTGAAGAAAATTTATGGggagagaagagaaaatgaaaatgaaaatgggtcACTTTCTTTATACTTTTTTGATcttataaaaattaacaaaattatggGAAATTTGCTGTTTAGGATAATATTTGATGCGTTACCAGCGTATGAGTTTCacatatcatcaataaataataatatgaaatatcatTGTTGAATAGAACAAAAAGTGGTGGAGGACTtagaaatgaataaaaacaattttatttaaacataattaactaaAAAACGATTGCACATAAATATTAACACCATAAACACGAAAGTTACTAATATTTATTTAGAAGTATTCCacacatttataattaattatgcaATATCATGTTATTACTTATTGATGGTGCATAAAATTCATGCACTGATGGTACATAAAGTATTATTCCTATCAGTAtacatatctatactattattaaaGGGTTGATTGAGTTGTTGCTTATTAATGGATCTCACTCagttgaaaaattacaaaaaaaaacattctttatataaaatatcaaattttactatgaggatatttttataattttatatttaagtaaatttctgaaaaaatgtaaaaaatgtatttaagcttaaaatattttgatttttaatatcTTAACTTTACAATTTTAACCGAAGCCtctgtttattttttatattagttttatagatatatatattttttcactcACATCATAACTGTATCataatttaatatgtatatatatatctacctATTCTAATGCAAAtaagaaaattataataaaacaaaaatatttgcATAATTGTACTTATTTTCAGTTAAGGCTTTTTTTCCCCTAAAGTTAATATTTGGCTAAAATAGGTTCTAAGTCCCCACTACTTTTTTGTACAtttggaaattttttaatttccaaGAGTTTATTCTCTTCGCTcgttaaatttcaaaattcaggtccaattattaatcatattaaagtttttttttcttaaatccaTTGGTGtagtatttttaaattaaaaacaaaacaccTCACTTAATAGCCATGCAACAAAAATAGCGTTGTAACGATATTGAAATTAACCAAAAAAGATTAACAATAGTAACAATGATACTTGCATTTTTAAATCCGGAAATCagaaagactaaattctaaatgtatGAAAAGTACAATGACTTGTAACATAATTGACCCTACTATTTCAAGCTAAAACTAGTGCTGCTGAGAATTCAAGGGTATATGGGTAGCTGTTGAAATTGGAGGTTTGTACAAATATGCGTTGAAAACAAGGGAAATGGAGATTTTAAGAGACATTGAAAATAGACCTTCcatcttttttaatttaatttaatttaatttaacttaatggATTTTAACTTTGCTTCCAATAATCACAAGCcatttttcttgtcttttttactttaatttttttcaatttagtcactttaaataagataattgtgcGAATTAATCTTTactgttaaaatttatgtttcttTTAACAGATTGTTGATGTGGCACATTAGCCCattaaatgactaacatgtgacaTTTTTTGTTTGCTTTTGACTAAAGTTTAAGGACCTCTCtataaagtttaggggaaaaattagaCTAATTATACGGAGGTCCCTAAACTTTAGTCAAAAGTCGACAAAAAATATCATGTGTCAGTCACTCAATGTGTTAATGTGCCTCATCAGCAATCCGTTAAAAGAAAACGGAAATTTTAACGTCAATGGCTAATTCACACAATTATCTTATTTAGaatgactaaattgagaaaagaaattaGAATGGTCAAAATAGAATAAACCCTATTTTAGAGTGATCGTGGATGTAATTTACCCTAACGGTAAtgattatatgtatttaaaaactTGAAGTGTGTTTgcaataattttccattttacacCATCAACTTCTTTTTCTCTGTTGCTTGGAAGCTCTTTTCATGTCTCTCCACTTTCAAAGGTAAATTTTGTTTGCTGTTTGTTTCTCGagaaagtttagtaaaaaaaaaagatagatctACAGATTGTGATTAtagaaattcataattaaaccctttttcTATCAAACTTAAATCTCAATCTAATCACACTAACATTTGGATCATGTTGTGGCTAATCATTGGATTAAGGTTTATGAAAGTTTTGATTAACGTAATATAGATCTACAGATTGTGATTATAGCAAAAGATCTTGATCTTAGTTGtattcctatttttattttgagttgTTTTTGAGAAAAAAAGTTAATGATGAAATAATATATTGATGATGACCCAAAAATAGACTTTAGCTTTGAACATGATTTTTTGATATTGAGTTGCGACTTGACTCGACCTGACACGATATGATATATAAATAGTTTTACGATATAATTGAAGTTACAGTTTGAAAAAAATTGTGATTTAAagttattatttcaaaaaaagaTTGGTTTAAGGGTGGGAGGAATATCTTTTACTCGTAAAGATTAATTTTTGACATGAGCATTGTTGTTATTATAGAAGGACGTAAATTTAAGTgcgttgaagtgcattatccttctatttatgtgTTAGAGAGAGACTATGGGTAATttatgtcaatttagtcaaaaatagtattcaattaaaatataacatgtaATCCTTATTATTTTAAACCATACAAGCAAAGTTAAAGATCCGAAAATATTAATCAtcctattattttatattattcccataaaattaaataaataaaaattatttattgaattatCTCACTTTTTGGACGGGCCTTCGGGCTGAATGACCCAACCCAAGGACAGGTCTAGTGACAGTTCATACGACAGTTTACGTATACTTCATTATAGACGTAAATATGCTTTctaatttctataaatatttttcaatatttgttgaatttttttttgaatttttatgaggtTGACGTGAAGAATGGAGAGCCATGATGATGACcccacaaaaaaaaatattacttataaattttcaaatttgtttttataCAATTGATGTATTAatccacaaaaaaaaaatttaaaattgaccTCACAAAATTTTTTGATcccacataaatttaaaaataacccaccaaagtttttgaaaaaaattattttataaaataaattatttatataaaaataaatgaatctcTTTCCATTCActaaaatctcaaaattcataaTTATTTATTGAATGGGTTTgagattattaattttatatgggATTCCTAATATCGTGAGTGGATAATAATCTTCCGAGGATGATTAATACAAACCCAAAGAAATTTAGATAACTTTTATGTACTTAAAAGGCTTAGattacttagtttaaatgtttagtagaaatgaaaaaaaatttgtgaaattgatgAATAACAAGAATATCATGTATTAgttgttataaataatttaattttttaaaaaaaatcctacaACTATCAGGATAGATGAATTATCACAGGAATTGTCAAATCACTACTTTTatctaaaaaaacaaattaacaaaagaaacaaaattggAAGAGAGGTTGGCCTATTTTAGAAATTGGATTAGAATAAGCTACAAATTTAATGAGAAGCAATGTTTAGACACCTGAGGCCTTAAAAAATTGGAAATTGCTTTTGGGGAGAATTGTTGACATTTGATACAAGATTGAGGATTCATTTGTAAATGAATTCCCATTTTCATGTCTAAGAAATTTGGTAATTTCATTAATTAACCTAACATCTTACGGAAAGATTCATAAAAACCCAAAGCCAAAACAGCCCCAGCtgaatctctctctctctctctctcctatTCTCCCAAATCTCACTTTACTTCTCTTCTCTGAAAACCCAGAAAGAACCTGTGGGTTTCACTGTTGTTGAAGCAAAACTGGAGGATCCTTCAAAAACCCTTTATGGGTTCACCTCCATTCTTCTCAAAATCGCCTAAAAATACTCTTTTTCCCAGGTTTTCAGCCATGGAAATGGAGACTCATTAACGAAAGTTTCATTCAAGGCAATGTGGAAAAGAACGTAGATTCCTTTGCAGTCTCCGACGATGGTGGCTGCATTGTCTCGTCCACCAACTCCTTCAAAGCCCACTGTTGAAGAACCACAGCAAGAAACAAATAGTACCCATCAAAAGCCTCCTCTCAAAGACAATGGCTCCGGTGTTCCGAGAAAGCCCAGAGGACGGCAAGTTTCTTCAAGGTATTTGTCTCCTTCTCCTTCATCGTCTTCTTCCACTTCTTCTACTTCATCGGCGGCCAAACCGACGGCAAGATTTCCTTCGCCTCTTATATCTCGTTCCACTAATACTATGTCGACGGGGAACAAAGCTGCTGCGAGATTCCATTCCCCGCTTGTTTCTCGTTCAACGAATGCTAGTACGACGTCGTCTTCGCTTCCTAAACGGTCCCAATCCGTCGACCGGAGGCGGCCGGGGAGTCAATTGCCGCCAGGAAATAACAATGCTAATGGCTCCACGGAATTGTCAGCTGCTACCAAGGTGTTGATTACTTCAACGCGAAGTTTGTCGGTTTCGTTTCAAGGCGAGTCCTATTCGCTTCCGATCAGTAAGGCTAAGGCTCAAGTGGGTTCTTCTCTGATAAGGAAAGCAACACCCGAAAGGCGTAGAGCTACTCCGGTGAGAGATCACGGGGAGAACTCGAAGCCTGCGGATCAGCAACTCTGGCCGGCCAGAAACCGGAAAGGGAATTCCGGTCCGGGTTCGGGTTCAAACCTGTTGTCTAGGAGCTTTGATTATAGTGGTGAAAGGAAGGATTTTGGATCTGGGGCAGTGCTGGCTAAGTCACTGCAACAATCAATGATGTTTGATGAGAGTAGCAGAAGGGTTTCTTTTGATGGTGGTAGTAGATTGAGTTTAGATTTGGGTAGCTCCGAGTTGTTAAAAGAAGCTAATAAGCTAAACCCAGATTCCAATTCTTTAATTGAGACTTCTAATGAACTCACTGCATCTGATACAGATAGTATATCATCTGGGAGCACCAATTCTGGAACTGGAAGAAGTGGGAATTTGAAAGGGAAGAATGGACCCCGTAATATTGTTGTGTCTGCAAGGTTTTGGCAGGAAACTAATAGCAGGTTAAGGCGGTTGCAGGACCCGGGTTCACCTTTGTCTTCGAGCCCAGGGTCTAGAATTGGTTCACCAGCTAAGTTTAGTCAACCAAGAAGGGTTTCTTGTGACAGTGCAGTGGCTTCTCCTATTAGGTGTAGTATAAGACCTGCTTCTCCTAGTAAGCTTTGGACATCTTCGGCTTCGACTCTGACTCCGTCGAGGGGACTAAGTCCTGGTCGAGTTAGAAATGCAGTTAGTGGTAAAGAGATGATTGGTAATGCTGTTAATACCCCTTCGATTCTTAGCTTTTCCGTTGATATTCGGAGAGGGAAGAAGGGAGAGGATCGAATTGTTGATGCTCATACATTG
This region includes:
- the LOC107943400 gene encoding QWRF motif-containing protein 2, coding for MVAALSRPPTPSKPTVEEPQQETNSTHQKPPLKDNGSGVPRKPRGRQVSSRYLSPSPSSSSSTSSTSSAAKPTARFPSPLISRSTNTMSTGNKAAARFHSPLVSRSTNASTTSSSLPKRSQSVDRRRPGSQLPPGNNNANGSTELSAATKVLITSTRSLSVSFQGESYSLPISKAKAQVGSSLIRKATPERRRATPVRDHGENSKPADQQLWPARNRKGNSGPGSGSNLLSRSFDYSGERKDFGSGAVLAKSLQQSMMFDESSRRVSFDGGSRLSLDLGSSELLKEANKLNPDSNSLIETSNELTASDTDSISSGSTNSGTGRSGNLKGKNGPRNIVVSARFWQETNSRLRRLQDPGSPLSSSPGSRIGSPAKFSQPRRVSCDSAVASPIRCSIRPASPSKLWTSSASTLTPSRGLSPGRVRNAVSGKEMIGNAVNTPSILSFSVDIRRGKKGEDRIVDAHTLRLFYNGYLQWRFANARADAAFIVQKLSAEKNLWNAWVTTSELRHSVTLKRIKLLLLRQKLKLTSILKRQIAHLEAWSLLERDHSSSLLGATEALKASTLRLPIVGKATADIQNLKDAISSAVEMMQAMASSICSLLSKVEEMNSLVAELASLAAKETVLLEHCKDFLSALAAIQVKDCSLRSHIIQLKCVPATNNLTTRV